A single Salmo trutta chromosome 14, fSalTru1.1, whole genome shotgun sequence DNA region contains:
- the LOC115208708 gene encoding 39S ribosomal protein L4, mitochondrial isoform X2 produces MQLASSFSGENALPANVLIPSNLVDHARAKRPPPPSDSSLPVLRRCDAAVPVHLSPVQTWVETLERRDSKQLGLVDLHPDVFAVPTRGPTSFYYMLPMKVRVQGIKIALSSKLTQDCLHVVDTLNIPTPDPQYLMDLIRYRHWGESVLIVDVGEELPENILQVTESLKTVNVLPAIGLNIHSMLKHEVLVLTLEAVKFLENKLLWHDERFTPLYPFKLPYTDLP; encoded by the exons ATGCAG TTGGCTTCATCTTTCTCTGGAGAGAACGCTCTACCCGCAAATGTACTCATCCCTTCCAATCTCGTGGACCATGCAAGAGCAA AGAGGCCCCCTCCTCCATCAGACTCCAGTCTTCCTGTGTTGAGGAGGTGTGATGCTGCTGTCCCTGTACACCTGAGCCCAGTACAGACATGGGTGGAGACATTGGAGAGGCGGGACAGTAAACAGTTAGGTTTGGTTGACCTCCACCCCGATGTCTTTGCAGTCCCTACCAG AGGACCAACCAGTTTTTACTACATGTTGCCCATGAAAGTACGTGTTCAAGGGATAAAAATTGCCCTCAGCTCCAAACTGACCCAG GATTGTCTACATGTGGTTGACACTTTGAACATCCCCACACCTGACCCACAGTACCTCATGGACCTCATCAGATACCGACATTGGGGGGAGTCTGTTTTGATAGTGGATGT GGGCGAAGAGCTTCCTGAGAACATCCTTCAGGTCACTGAGAGCTTGAAGACTGTGAATGTCCTTCCAGCCATAG GCCTTAACATTCATAGCATGCTAAAACACGAGGTCCTGGTCCTCACCCTGGAAGCAGTGAAGTTTCTGGAAAACAAGCTGCTTTGGCACGACGAACGCTTCACACCGCTGTACCCGTTCAAACTCCCCTACACTGACCTGCCTTGA
- the LOC115208708 gene encoding 39S ribosomal protein L4, mitochondrial isoform X1, translating to MQLASSFSGENALPANVLIPSNLVDHARASKRPPPPSDSSLPVLRRCDAAVPVHLSPVQTWVETLERRDSKQLGLVDLHPDVFAVPTRGPTSFYYMLPMKVRVQGIKIALSSKLTQDCLHVVDTLNIPTPDPQYLMDLIRYRHWGESVLIVDVGEELPENILQVTESLKTVNVLPAIGLNIHSMLKHEVLVLTLEAVKFLENKLLWHDERFTPLYPFKLPYTDLP from the exons ATGCAG TTGGCTTCATCTTTCTCTGGAGAGAACGCTCTACCCGCAAATGTACTCATCCCTTCCAATCTCGTGGACCATGCAAGAGCAAGTAAG AGGCCCCCTCCTCCATCAGACTCCAGTCTTCCTGTGTTGAGGAGGTGTGATGCTGCTGTCCCTGTACACCTGAGCCCAGTACAGACATGGGTGGAGACATTGGAGAGGCGGGACAGTAAACAGTTAGGTTTGGTTGACCTCCACCCCGATGTCTTTGCAGTCCCTACCAG AGGACCAACCAGTTTTTACTACATGTTGCCCATGAAAGTACGTGTTCAAGGGATAAAAATTGCCCTCAGCTCCAAACTGACCCAG GATTGTCTACATGTGGTTGACACTTTGAACATCCCCACACCTGACCCACAGTACCTCATGGACCTCATCAGATACCGACATTGGGGGGAGTCTGTTTTGATAGTGGATGT GGGCGAAGAGCTTCCTGAGAACATCCTTCAGGTCACTGAGAGCTTGAAGACTGTGAATGTCCTTCCAGCCATAG GCCTTAACATTCATAGCATGCTAAAACACGAGGTCCTGGTCCTCACCCTGGAAGCAGTGAAGTTTCTGGAAAACAAGCTGCTTTGGCACGACGAACGCTTCACACCGCTGTACCCGTTCAAACTCCCCTACACTGACCTGCCTTGA
- the LOC115208708 gene encoding 39S ribosomal protein L4, mitochondrial isoform X3, producing MYSSLPISWTMQEQRPPPPSDSSLPVLRRCDAAVPVHLSPVQTWVETLERRDSKQLGLVDLHPDVFAVPTRGPTSFYYMLPMKVRVQGIKIALSSKLTQDCLHVVDTLNIPTPDPQYLMDLIRYRHWGESVLIVDVGEELPENILQVTESLKTVNVLPAIGLNIHSMLKHEVLVLTLEAVKFLENKLLWHDERFTPLYPFKLPYTDLP from the exons ATGTACTCATCCCTTCCAATCTCGTGGACCATGCAAGAGCAA AGGCCCCCTCCTCCATCAGACTCCAGTCTTCCTGTGTTGAGGAGGTGTGATGCTGCTGTCCCTGTACACCTGAGCCCAGTACAGACATGGGTGGAGACATTGGAGAGGCGGGACAGTAAACAGTTAGGTTTGGTTGACCTCCACCCCGATGTCTTTGCAGTCCCTACCAG AGGACCAACCAGTTTTTACTACATGTTGCCCATGAAAGTACGTGTTCAAGGGATAAAAATTGCCCTCAGCTCCAAACTGACCCAG GATTGTCTACATGTGGTTGACACTTTGAACATCCCCACACCTGACCCACAGTACCTCATGGACCTCATCAGATACCGACATTGGGGGGAGTCTGTTTTGATAGTGGATGT GGGCGAAGAGCTTCCTGAGAACATCCTTCAGGTCACTGAGAGCTTGAAGACTGTGAATGTCCTTCCAGCCATAG GCCTTAACATTCATAGCATGCTAAAACACGAGGTCCTGGTCCTCACCCTGGAAGCAGTGAAGTTTCTGGAAAACAAGCTGCTTTGGCACGACGAACGCTTCACACCGCTGTACCCGTTCAAACTCCCCTACACTGACCTGCCTTGA